In Alkalihalobacillus sp. FSL W8-0930, a single window of DNA contains:
- the greA gene encoding transcription elongation factor GreA yields MAEEKKHYMTLDGKKKLEEELDYLKTERRAEVVERIKVARSFGDLSENSEYDSAKEDQAFVEGRILQVEKMIRNAIIIEEESSPGNIVSLGKTVRFVELPDGDEEEYIIVGSAESNPSEGKISNDSPLAQSLLGKTIKDRVTVSTPGGDMEIEIKEIK; encoded by the coding sequence GTGGCAGAAGAGAAAAAGCACTATATGACATTGGATGGTAAGAAGAAACTTGAAGAGGAACTTGATTATCTAAAAACTGAACGACGTGCAGAAGTCGTTGAACGTATAAAGGTTGCTCGTAGTTTTGGAGATCTTTCTGAGAACTCTGAGTATGATTCTGCGAAGGAAGACCAGGCGTTTGTAGAAGGTCGTATCCTGCAAGTAGAAAAAATGATTCGTAATGCAATTATTATCGAGGAAGAAAGTTCTCCAGGAAACATTGTTTCTCTAGGTAAAACGGTACGCTTTGTTGAACTTCCTGATGGCGATGAAGAAGAGTACATCATCGTAGGAAGTGCAGAATCTAATCCATCTGAGGGTAAGATTTCTAACGATTCTCCACTCGCTCAAAGCTTGCTTGGAAAAACAATCAAAGATCGAGTGACAGTAAGTACTCCAGGTGGAGACATGGAAATCGAGATTAAAGAAATTAAGTAA
- a CDS encoding DUF1510 family protein, translating to MVGNRYETRRRKKMSRILNIAIGVVIALILIVGVSIFLNGNNDETANQGQENTTGNDSNQTGSGSAGIKDPASPDSNDDATASDDEEENQDSVADGRTEDEDDDANAQDDEDTEEATEDEDREEDGQEDEEQEPLGTEQTGDFKPDFTQGSQNWNEMVAAVGSPQGLSGESEMTLWRLENGGSPTSAVGTFSDKNDQGSYSNPYRVRIEWQDGQGWQVVSTEQLSSNPYR from the coding sequence ATGGTAGGAAATCGTTACGAAACACGCAGGCGAAAGAAAATGAGTCGAATCTTAAATATAGCCATTGGTGTGGTTATTGCACTTATACTAATTGTAGGAGTCTCAATTTTCTTGAATGGGAATAACGATGAGACCGCTAATCAAGGCCAAGAAAATACTACGGGTAATGATTCAAACCAAACGGGAAGCGGCAGTGCTGGTATCAAGGATCCAGCCTCACCTGATAGCAACGACGACGCTACAGCAAGCGATGATGAAGAGGAAAACCAAGACAGCGTAGCGGATGGTCGTACAGAAGACGAAGATGATGATGCAAACGCTCAAGACGACGAGGATACAGAAGAGGCTACCGAGGATGAGGATCGTGAAGAGGACGGTCAAGAAGACGAGGAGCAAGAGCCACTTGGTACAGAACAAACAGGTGACTTTAAGCCCGACTTTACTCAAGGTAGTCAGAACTGGAACGAGATGGTAGCGGCAGTCGGATCACCACAAGGGCTATCCGGTGAAAGTGAAATGACTCTGTGGAGATTAGAAAATGGAGGTTCTCCAACCTCTGCAGTAGGGACGTTCAGTGATAAAAACGATCAGGGTAGCTACAGCAACCCTTACCGCGTTCGAATTGAATGGCAGGACGGCCAAGGCTGGCAGGTTGTTTCCACTGAGCAACTATCAAGCAATCCATACAGATAA